In Bacteroides coprosuis DSM 18011, the following are encoded in one genomic region:
- a CDS encoding magnesium transporter (COGs: COG2239 Mg/Co/Ni transporter MgtE (contains CBS domain)~InterPro IPR006669:IPR006668:IPR000644:IPR006667~KEGG: fnu:FN1480 Mg2+ transporter MgtE~PFAM: MgtE magnesium transporter, integral membrane; Magnesium transporter, MgtE intracellular domain; Cystathionine beta-synthase, core~SMART: Magnesium transporter, MgtE intracellular domain; Cystathionine beta-synthase, core~SPTR: MgtE family magnesium /cobalt transporter-E;~TIGRFAM: Divalent cation transporter~IMG reference gene:2504108022~PFAM: MgtE intracellular N domain; Divalent cation transporter; CBS domain~TIGRFAM: Mg2+ transporter (mgtE)): MDKKGILDELAEKIRTHQFEPAREMLADMNPIDIADLFDDLPNDKCLVLFRILPKDLSAEVFSNLPSDIQKSVVEHISDKEIQAIITEMQLDDTVDFIEELPANLVKRILEQASPDIRTQINIFLKYPEDSAGSVMTVEYVALRSYMTIDEALAKYKNLANINNNNDICFIIGETRKLEGVISLKTMVLSDPKAAIVDVMEKNVVSVLATEDQEVVADLFRKYDLNSMPVTDKENRLVGIITVDDIMDVIVAESTEDIHKMAAIDPSKVEYLKESVWSHSKHRITWLVVLMISATFTGMIIHKYEEVLESAVMLAAFIPMLMDTGGNAGAQSSTLVIRGMALGEISSRDFWKVIWKEFRVSLIVGLLLAALNFARVYFFDSVPLNVIFVICISLYVTVILAKVVGSILPMAAKWLKLDPAVMAGPLITTVVDACALMVYFWLSVQLLTDIIHV, encoded by the coding sequence ATGGATAAAAAAGGAATACTGGATGAATTGGCTGAAAAAATCAGAACTCATCAGTTTGAGCCTGCAAGAGAAATGCTCGCCGATATGAACCCTATTGATATAGCCGATTTATTTGATGATTTACCTAATGATAAATGTTTAGTTTTATTTAGAATACTACCGAAAGATTTATCTGCAGAAGTTTTCAGTAATTTACCTTCAGATATCCAAAAATCAGTTGTAGAACATATTTCAGATAAAGAAATTCAGGCTATTATAACCGAGATGCAGCTCGATGATACGGTCGATTTTATTGAAGAGCTTCCAGCCAACTTGGTGAAAAGGATATTAGAACAAGCCTCTCCTGATATTCGTACTCAAATTAATATTTTCTTAAAATATCCCGAAGATAGTGCGGGTAGTGTTATGACTGTGGAGTATGTAGCTCTACGAAGTTATATGACCATAGATGAGGCTCTGGCGAAGTATAAGAATTTAGCTAATATTAATAACAACAATGATATTTGTTTTATAATAGGTGAAACAAGGAAGTTAGAAGGAGTTATTTCTCTCAAAACGATGGTCTTATCTGATCCTAAGGCTGCTATTGTTGACGTTATGGAAAAGAATGTTGTGTCTGTTTTAGCAACAGAAGATCAAGAAGTTGTAGCCGATTTATTTAGAAAGTATGACTTAAACTCTATGCCTGTAACCGATAAAGAAAATCGTTTGGTGGGTATTATTACGGTAGATGATATCATGGATGTTATTGTGGCAGAAAGTACCGAAGATATTCACAAGATGGCCGCTATTGATCCTTCTAAAGTTGAATATTTAAAAGAGTCTGTGTGGTCACATTCTAAGCATAGAATAACATGGTTAGTGGTTTTGATGATCTCAGCTACTTTTACGGGTATGATTATTCATAAATACGAAGAGGTATTAGAGTCTGCTGTAATGCTTGCTGCTTTTATCCCTATGTTGATGGATACAGGAGGCAACGCAGGTGCACAATCATCTACACTCGTTATTCGAGGTATGGCTTTGGGAGAAATATCGAGCAGGGATTTTTGGAAAGTTATTTGGAAAGAGTTTCGTGTGAGTTTGATCGTTGGTCTATTGCTGGCTGCTTTAAACTTTGCTCGAGTTTACTTTTTCGACTCCGTTCCTTTGAATGTTATTTTTGTCATTTGTATTAGTTTATACGTGACAGTAATCTTGGCCAAAGTAGTTGGTAGTATTTTACCTATGGCAGCTAAGTGGCTAAAATTAGATCCTGCTGTAATGGCTGGACCACTGATTACAACTGTTGTTGACGCATGTGCACTTATGGTGTACTTCTGGCTGTCAGTTCAATTGTTAACAGATATCATTCATGTTTAA
- a CDS encoding threonine synthase (COGs: COG0498 Threonine synthase~InterPro IPR004450:IPR001926~KEGG: fjo:Fjoh_2573 threonine synthase~PFAM: Pyridoxal phosphate-dependent enzyme, beta subunit~PRIAM: Threonine synthase~SPTR: Threonine synthase;~TIGRFAM: Threonine synthase~IMG reference gene:2504108023~PFAM: Pyridoxal-phosphate dependent enzyme~TIGRFAM: threonine synthase), with protein MKYYSLNNPNLKVSFKEAAITGIAPDKGLYFPESLPQLNRSFFENIEKYTKEEIAYQAIHPFIGDEIPESVLRNIISETLNFDFPIVEVQESIFALELYHGPTMAFKDVGARFMSRCLRYFTQGRKDKITILVATSGDTGGAVANGFYGVEGVEVVILYPSGKVSTIQEKQLTTLGKNISAIEVKGTFDDCQDMVKRAFLDPELQTKNLTSANSINIARWLPQMFYYFLIYQKLKSKNKPILVSVPSGNFGNICAGMLAMQMGLPINHFIASTNVNDTIPRFMSTQKYEPHPTIETISNAMDVSNPSNFIRILELFQQKTNLLEEKLSSYSFSDEETVQLIQKLYAETQYLADPHGAVGYLGLAAYREQYPDTLGVFLETAHPVKFPESIEKYLGIHIPIPQSLQPILDKPKHSYEIESYKNLKDFLLYK; from the coding sequence ATGAAATATTATAGTTTAAATAATCCCAATTTAAAAGTTAGTTTCAAAGAAGCTGCAATTACAGGTATTGCACCAGATAAGGGACTCTATTTTCCTGAAAGCTTACCTCAGCTCAATCGTTCCTTTTTTGAAAACATAGAAAAATATACAAAAGAAGAGATAGCCTATCAAGCTATTCATCCCTTTATCGGAGACGAGATTCCCGAATCGGTATTGCGTAATATTATTTCTGAAACATTGAATTTTGACTTTCCTATCGTTGAGGTTCAGGAAAGTATCTTTGCTTTAGAGTTATACCATGGTCCTACTATGGCATTTAAAGATGTAGGTGCTCGATTTATGTCTCGTTGTTTACGCTATTTTACCCAAGGACGGAAAGATAAAATTACGATTCTTGTAGCTACATCGGGTGACACAGGTGGAGCTGTAGCCAATGGCTTTTATGGAGTAGAAGGAGTGGAGGTGGTTATTTTGTATCCATCGGGAAAAGTAAGTACCATTCAAGAAAAACAACTGACAACTCTAGGCAAAAATATTTCAGCAATTGAAGTAAAAGGAACTTTTGATGATTGTCAAGATATGGTGAAAAGAGCCTTTTTAGATCCTGAATTACAAACCAAAAACCTCACCTCTGCCAATTCTATTAATATTGCTAGGTGGTTACCCCAGATGTTTTATTACTTTTTAATCTATCAAAAATTAAAATCAAAAAATAAGCCTATTCTTGTCTCTGTTCCTAGTGGAAACTTTGGTAATATATGTGCAGGAATGCTGGCTATGCAGATGGGGCTACCTATTAATCATTTTATTGCTTCTACCAATGTGAACGATACTATACCTCGTTTTATGAGTACTCAAAAGTATGAGCCACACCCAACAATAGAAACGATATCGAATGCGATGGATGTCAGTAACCCTAGTAACTTCATTCGTATATTAGAGTTGTTTCAGCAGAAGACTAATCTGCTAGAAGAAAAACTGTCTTCTTATTCTTTTTCTGATGAAGAAACGGTACAACTCATTCAAAAACTTTATGCTGAAACTCAATATTTAGCTGATCCTCATGGTGCTGTTGGATATTTGGGGTTGGCAGCCTATCGCGAGCAATACCCCGATACGCTTGGTGTGTTTTTAGAAACTGCTCATCCCGTAAAATTCCCTGAAAGTATTGAAAAATACTTAGGAATCCACATACCCATACCTCAGAGTTTACAACCCATTTTGGATAAACCGAAGCATTCTTACGAAATTGAAAGCTATAAAAATCTAAAAGACTTTTTACTATATAAATAG
- a CDS encoding Homoserine kinase (COGs: COG0083 Homoserine kinase~HAMAP: Homoserine kinase~InterPro IPR000870:IPR006204:IPR013750~KEGG: fjo:Fjoh_2574 homoserine kinase~PFAM: GHMP kinase; GHMP kinase, C-terminal~SPTR: Homoserine kinase;~TIGRFAM: Homoserine kinase~IMG reference gene:2504108024~PFAM: GHMP kinases C terminal; GHMP kinases N terminal domain~TIGRFAM: homoserine kinase) — MNQIKLFCPATIANVSCGFDVLGLCLESVGDEMLFEKSAEKGIRIQEIIGADLPLEVEQNVAGVAALSLYEELDPDFGVDITIYKNIKAGSGIGSSAASAAGAVFGVNALCNYPLSNKELIYYAMQGEALASGAPHADNVAPALLGGFAFIRSYDPLDIISIPTPSELYATVIHPQIELKTKDARSVVKQNISLKKAIVQCGNLGGLICGLYNSDYDLIGRSLHDEFVEPIRSLLIPNFDELQLAAIEHGALGSGISGAGPSVFALCEGRKVAEVVAKAMKEVVRGADYESEIHVSPINSQGIKIIS; from the coding sequence ATGAATCAGATTAAACTATTTTGTCCAGCTACTATAGCCAATGTTTCTTGTGGATTCGATGTTTTAGGTCTATGCTTGGAAAGCGTAGGTGATGAAATGCTTTTTGAAAAAAGTGCAGAGAAGGGAATACGTATTCAAGAAATTATAGGGGCAGATTTACCTTTAGAGGTAGAGCAAAATGTGGCAGGGGTAGCAGCTTTATCTCTTTATGAAGAGTTGGATCCCGATTTTGGTGTTGATATTACTATTTATAAAAATATTAAGGCAGGGAGTGGTATAGGAAGTAGTGCTGCAAGTGCTGCAGGAGCCGTGTTTGGTGTTAATGCCTTATGTAATTATCCGTTGTCCAATAAAGAACTAATTTATTATGCTATGCAAGGAGAGGCTTTGGCTAGTGGGGCTCCTCATGCTGACAATGTTGCTCCTGCTTTATTGGGGGGCTTTGCTTTTATACGCAGTTACGATCCGCTCGATATAATCTCTATTCCAACTCCTAGTGAGTTATATGCTACAGTTATTCATCCTCAAATAGAACTGAAGACGAAAGATGCTCGCTCTGTAGTCAAACAAAATATTAGTTTAAAGAAAGCAATTGTGCAATGTGGAAACTTAGGAGGTTTAATTTGTGGTTTGTATAATAGTGATTATGATTTGATTGGTAGATCACTTCATGATGAGTTTGTCGAACCGATACGATCTCTTCTAATTCCCAACTTTGATGAACTCCAGTTGGCTGCAATAGAGCATGGCGCTTTGGGAAGTGGAATATCAGGAGCTGGACCATCTGTTTTTGCATTGTGCGAAGGAAGAAAGGTTGCCGAAGTGGTGGCTAAGGCAATGAAAGAAGTTGTTCGGGGTGCAGATTATGAATCGGAAATTCATGTTTCACCTATTAATTCACAAGGAATAAAAATAATATCATGA